The following coding sequences lie in one Zingiber officinale cultivar Zhangliang chromosome 2B, Zo_v1.1, whole genome shotgun sequence genomic window:
- the LOC122048847 gene encoding zinc finger MYM-type protein 1-like codes for MGPYQPDILEYPATKFGNQNRRFQKKWFQKFHLLEYSPSTNKAYCFYCFLFLNDINSSNISALVSEGFDNWKRVNQEKTCAFLAHIGSAASSPHTMSERMAENLMRPSQHIDNVMYVQAKEVKEKNRLRLKTSIVTVRWLALQGCAFRGNNESLSSSNCENFLELVKAFAKMSTEINEVVLENAPKNAQYIAPEIQKDILHIIANRVRQMVREEVGDKFFCILVDEARDISKREQMAIILRFVSNHGILTERIFAIKSVSDTTSLNLKKEISNVLVHHDLQVKKIRGQ; via the coding sequence ATGGGGCCTTATCAACCAGATATATTGGAGTATCCGGCTACAAAATTTGGAAATCAAAATCGTCGGTTTCAGAAAAAATGGTTTCAGAAATTTCATTTGTTAGAGTATTCGCCTTCAACAAATAAGGCATATTGtttttattgttttctttttctgaaTGATATTAATTCATCTAATATCTCGGCACTAGTCAGTGAAGGATTTGACAATTGGAAAAGGGTAAACCAAGAAAAAACATGTGCATTTCTTGCCCATATTGGTTCTGCAGCTTCTTCGCCTCATACTATGTCTGAGAGAATGGCTGAAAATTTGATGAGACCCTCTCAGCATATTGATAATGTGATGTATGTTCAAGCTAAAGAAGTAAAGGAGAAAAATCGTTTACGTTTGAAGACCTCAATTGTCACTGTTCGATGGCTAGCACTTCAAGGTTGTGCCTTTAGAGGTAACAATGAATCTCTATCTTCATCTAATTGTGAGAATTTCCTTGAATTGGTGAAGGCTTTTGCAAAAATGAGTACGGAAATTAATGAAGTTGTACTTGAGAATGCTCCAAAAAATGCCCAATATATTGCTCCAGAAATTCAGAAAGATATTTTACATATTATAGCCAATAGAGTACGACAGATGGTTCGTGAAGAAGTTGGAGATAAATTCTTCtgtattcttgttgatgaagCACGAGATATATCTAAACGAGAGCAAATGGCCATTATCTTGAGGTTTGTGAGCAATCATGGGATTTTGACAGAAAGAATTTTTGCTATCAAAAGTGTTAGTGATACTACCTCATTGAATTTGaaaaaag